From the bacterium genome, one window contains:
- a CDS encoding glycosyltransferase, whose amino-acid sequence MEKFKVFFTGGEGISWALDHDLHHLTQLSKEFVEVVPLEKADIIHTVFWHSLLQLPPKQLAGKCVIASIADKPHIVFNRPEYLKVRELIDIWLCEYVESLQFVSNCGLPCMLFPDAIDVMQFAPPPDRKEASAALKARFGIPSDRHLIGNFHRDSSGSDLSLPKKQKGADVLLEVATLLHRRGLPVHFLLAGPRRHWIRREFKARGIPYTFVGQEIAKDDIAENTLSLDEVAKLYRGLDAYVISSRWEGAPNSVLECAASKTKLISTRVGQSPDILFRNQIFDSAEEGARMLARDIEDNYLGPLIETAYEHIHKFNTHQAIAGRLKYIYEQALLNASPKRAVMAQVVRPSGIASWFGRGKAPVVNPNREIRRTQIEQRIGKKKQLTFALWNDFQPPPYGGGNQFMIALEGALKRKGMAVVRNSGVGADAHVIQSIWFDREKFDRELEPGAVVVHRIDGPIGLYRGNDTKSDAACYKINQELADVTVMQSGWSMSQTYDLGFKPFRPVLLWNSCDGAIFNKEGCLPFDPKRKTRLISTAWSDNPRKGRDTYRWLDEHLDWTRYEYTFVGRIQETFKNIRVVEPVDSISLASMLKEHDVFITASQRDPCSNSLVEALSCGLPAVYLHDGGHPELVEFGGLGFRDPLEIPALLERITAHYESFQNTIWVDSMDELADKFIACARLAAVI is encoded by the coding sequence ATGGAAAAGTTTAAAGTTTTCTTCACAGGTGGTGAAGGCATCAGCTGGGCTCTGGACCATGATCTCCACCACTTGACACAGCTTTCAAAAGAATTCGTCGAGGTGGTCCCTCTTGAGAAGGCGGACATCATCCACACCGTGTTTTGGCATTCCCTTCTGCAACTGCCCCCGAAACAGCTAGCCGGCAAATGCGTGATTGCCAGCATTGCGGACAAGCCCCATATCGTCTTCAACCGCCCGGAATATCTGAAGGTACGCGAACTCATTGATATCTGGCTTTGCGAGTATGTTGAATCGCTCCAGTTTGTGAGCAATTGCGGACTTCCCTGCATGCTCTTCCCGGACGCCATTGACGTAATGCAGTTCGCCCCTCCACCGGACCGGAAGGAAGCCTCCGCCGCCTTGAAAGCACGGTTCGGGATTCCGTCTGACCGCCACCTGATCGGTAATTTTCACCGGGACTCATCAGGGTCCGACCTTTCCCTTCCCAAGAAACAGAAAGGCGCCGATGTCCTGTTGGAAGTGGCAACCCTCCTGCACCGCAGGGGCCTGCCCGTGCATTTCCTGCTGGCCGGGCCCCGACGTCACTGGATTCGCAGGGAATTTAAAGCCCGGGGTATCCCGTACACCTTTGTCGGACAGGAAATCGCGAAGGACGACATTGCGGAGAATACGCTGAGCCTGGATGAGGTCGCAAAACTGTACAGGGGGCTGGATGCCTATGTCATTTCAAGTCGCTGGGAGGGGGCCCCGAATTCAGTATTGGAATGCGCTGCCAGCAAAACCAAACTAATCAGCACCCGCGTCGGCCAGTCTCCCGATATCCTGTTCAGGAACCAGATTTTCGACAGCGCAGAAGAAGGGGCCCGAATGCTGGCAAGGGACATCGAGGATAACTATCTTGGCCCCCTGATCGAGACCGCCTATGAGCATATCCACAAATTCAACACGCATCAGGCCATCGCCGGTCGACTCAAATATATCTATGAACAGGCCCTGCTGAACGCCTCCCCAAAGCGAGCCGTCATGGCTCAGGTGGTCCGGCCCTCAGGCATTGCTTCATGGTTTGGCCGGGGTAAAGCCCCGGTCGTCAACCCGAACCGCGAGATTCGAAGGACACAGATCGAACAACGGATCGGGAAGAAGAAACAATTAACCTTCGCGCTATGGAACGATTTTCAGCCGCCCCCCTATGGTGGCGGCAACCAGTTCATGATCGCACTCGAAGGGGCTTTAAAACGGAAGGGCATGGCGGTAGTCCGGAATTCAGGGGTTGGTGCCGATGCACATGTCATCCAATCCATCTGGTTTGATCGTGAAAAGTTTGACCGGGAACTCGAACCTGGCGCCGTGGTGGTCCACCGAATTGATGGTCCCATCGGTTTGTATCGCGGGAATGACACCAAAAGCGACGCCGCCTGCTACAAAATCAACCAGGAGCTGGCTGACGTCACCGTCATGCAGAGCGGGTGGAGCATGAGCCAGACCTACGATCTCGGGTTCAAACCCTTCCGGCCTGTCCTGCTCTGGAACAGCTGTGATGGGGCCATTTTCAATAAAGAGGGATGCCTCCCCTTCGACCCGAAACGCAAAACCCGGCTGATTTCGACCGCCTGGTCTGACAACCCTCGCAAGGGCCGTGATACTTACCGGTGGCTGGATGAGCATCTCGACTGGACCCGCTATGAATACACTTTCGTGGGACGTATTCAAGAGACCTTCAAGAATATCCGGGTGGTGGAACCTGTGGACTCAATTAGTCTGGCCAGCATGCTGAAAGAGCATGATGTTTTCATCACCGCTAGCCAGCGCGACCCCTGCTCAAACTCGTTGGTTGAGGCGTTGAGTTGCGGGCTTCCTGCTGTTTACCTCCACGACGGCGGACATCCGGAGCTGGTTGAGTTCGGCGGTCTGGGATTCCGCGACCCGCTGGAAATCCCCGCCTTACTCGAGCGTATCACCGCTCATTATGAATCGTTCCAGAATACGATCTGGGTGGACAGCATGGATGAACTTGCTGACAAATTCATCGCCTGTGCCCGTCTTGCCGCTGTGATCTAA
- a CDS encoding glycosyltransferase family 2 protein, whose amino-acid sequence MNTPQIIAIVLIKNEDLFIEAVLRNILEFCDRIYVADNHSTDGTADIVRRMATQHPKIEYKTVDHPSESHDWIAGYAGGPNWVFGVDGDEVYDPVGLKRFRADLLAGRYNQHFKLLGNVLNVRQFNRDRQRATGHLAPPCRSMVKLYNFGAIESWPSPCPERLHGGTITYKPGYNEHSVCELHKQLDWEATPLRCLHLCFTHRSSVDLRRNTEKVKIRKGVGEATMWSFNLRSWVFSLFGREDIPYFKRDFYMRGPQVEKDISSFGL is encoded by the coding sequence ATGAATACACCTCAAATCATTGCGATCGTCCTCATCAAGAATGAGGATCTCTTCATCGAAGCCGTCCTCCGGAACATTCTTGAGTTCTGCGATCGGATTTATGTTGCCGACAATCACTCCACCGACGGTACAGCGGACATTGTCCGGCGAATGGCGACGCAACATCCAAAAATCGAATACAAAACAGTGGATCATCCTTCCGAGTCACACGATTGGATCGCTGGTTATGCCGGTGGACCGAACTGGGTGTTCGGCGTGGATGGAGATGAGGTCTATGACCCGGTCGGCCTCAAGCGGTTCCGCGCCGATCTGCTCGCCGGCCGGTATAACCAGCATTTCAAACTCCTGGGGAATGTACTGAACGTGCGTCAGTTTAACCGTGACCGGCAACGCGCCACGGGCCACCTCGCCCCACCCTGCCGGAGCATGGTGAAACTCTATAACTTCGGAGCCATTGAGTCCTGGCCCTCCCCCTGCCCCGAGCGACTTCACGGCGGAACCATTACCTATAAACCCGGTTACAACGAACACTCCGTGTGTGAACTGCACAAGCAGTTGGATTGGGAGGCAACCCCGTTACGGTGCCTGCACCTCTGTTTCACGCACCGCAGCAGTGTGGACCTGCGGCGTAACACCGAAAAGGTGAAGATCCGCAAAGGGGTGGGAGAGGCAACCATGTGGTCATTCAATCTCCGCTCCTGGGTGTTTTCGCTGTTCGGGCGCGAGGACATCCCTTATTTCAAGCGCGACTTTTACATGCGGGGCCCGCAGGTTGAAAAAGATATCAGTTCATTTGGCTTATAA
- a CDS encoding methyltransferase domain-containing protein: protein MSKAEHDARAAHERGTVKHYDRPWYRSASSVLTRRGLRGLRCLDLCAGNAEFSELLRDQFGMKVTCADYAPAHLAHQQALGFDTLHVDLDADASEVDRVAKNHAGTFDLVVSLATIEHVFDSDNFLRLCHTVLKPGGMLLVNTPNISYSGYRLYSLCSGNRPFGEGHHVRFWDFRFLRTNLFLNGFSVIEDGRQFHSLPADPLTRAFRGRKWLANSVAWLFHACRFLQHLPGGKHWFADELTILAEKDDAYPVGFSLARVKSQLNQLHGRPEEPLAIQRLKNAQQRGWLREHLMLNDMAQTCREAPSKTL, encoded by the coding sequence ATGAGTAAAGCTGAACATGATGCCCGGGCCGCACACGAACGCGGTACCGTGAAACACTATGACCGGCCCTGGTACCGGAGCGCATCCAGCGTGTTGACCCGACGCGGGTTGCGCGGCTTGCGTTGCCTGGACCTCTGTGCCGGGAATGCCGAATTCTCTGAGTTGTTGCGTGACCAGTTCGGCATGAAGGTCACCTGCGCAGACTATGCCCCCGCCCACCTCGCCCATCAGCAGGCACTCGGCTTCGACACCTTGCACGTGGATTTGGATGCCGATGCTTCAGAGGTGGACCGTGTGGCCAAAAATCATGCCGGCACATTCGACCTCGTGGTGTCACTGGCGACCATTGAACATGTGTTCGACTCGGACAACTTCCTGCGCCTGTGTCATACCGTCCTCAAGCCCGGCGGCATGCTATTGGTCAACACCCCCAACATCTCGTATTCCGGTTACCGGCTCTATTCCTTATGCAGTGGCAACCGGCCGTTCGGTGAGGGGCATCATGTGCGTTTCTGGGATTTCCGATTCCTCCGGACAAATCTGTTTCTGAATGGCTTTAGCGTAATTGAGGATGGGCGCCAGTTTCATTCCCTGCCAGCCGACCCTTTGACCCGGGCCTTCCGTGGCCGGAAGTGGTTAGCAAATTCCGTGGCCTGGCTGTTTCATGCCTGCCGCTTCCTGCAGCACCTGCCGGGAGGCAAACACTGGTTCGCAGACGAATTAACCATCCTGGCCGAGAAAGATGACGCATATCCGGTTGGTTTCTCGCTTGCGCGCGTCAAATCGCAACTAAATCAGCTCCATGGCAGGCCCGAAGAACCGTTGGCCATCCAACGATTGAAAAACGCCCAGCAGCGCGGCTGGCTGCGGGAACACCTGATGCTGAACGACATGGCACAGACATGCCGGGAGGCCCCGTCGAAAACCCTATGA
- a CDS encoding glycosyltransferase family 2 protein yields the protein MNMLPERIMQMLRTFTLPRQRLRSDPRRIAVAIPTHNRADRVLQVVQRMLPDPRIGEIVVRDDASDTANFDKMAAGLGRLGPRVRLFRNASNLGAFGNKLAVVGDCRLDWALLLDSDNQFGPDYLDRFYALATWSERVIYCPQRARPRFDFSFLAGTTMDLKAAPALFTPAWKDPMCVFLNTGNYIVPVKPYVAGLTPYASRNVGGADVFFANLVWLQGGGLLHVVPGMEYDHDVHEGSWFKETAAQSKPLVRQMQAALESGNPSAVSALLATMGHESAIHE from the coding sequence ATGAATATGCTACCGGAAAGAATCATGCAGATGTTGAGAACGTTCACGCTGCCGCGCCAACGGCTGCGTTCCGATCCGCGGCGCATCGCCGTGGCCATCCCGACACACAACCGGGCCGACCGCGTCCTGCAGGTCGTTCAACGGATGCTTCCCGATCCGCGCATCGGCGAGATCGTCGTGCGCGACGATGCCTCGGATACTGCGAATTTTGACAAGATGGCGGCCGGCCTCGGCCGGCTCGGACCGCGGGTGCGGCTCTTTCGCAATGCCTCCAACCTGGGTGCCTTTGGCAACAAGCTGGCGGTCGTGGGCGACTGCCGTCTGGACTGGGCGCTTCTGCTCGATTCCGACAACCAGTTCGGCCCGGACTATCTTGACCGCTTCTATGCCTTGGCGACATGGTCCGAGCGGGTGATTTACTGTCCCCAACGCGCCCGGCCCCGGTTTGACTTCAGCTTCCTGGCCGGCACGACGATGGACCTGAAAGCCGCGCCCGCCCTGTTTACGCCGGCCTGGAAGGATCCGATGTGCGTTTTCCTGAACACTGGAAATTACATCGTGCCGGTCAAACCCTACGTGGCCGGGCTTACGCCGTATGCCAGCCGGAATGTGGGGGGGGCCGATGTGTTCTTTGCGAACCTGGTATGGCTGCAGGGGGGCGGGCTTCTCCATGTCGTGCCCGGCATGGAATACGACCACGACGTGCACGAAGGGAGCTGGTTCAAGGAGACCGCCGCGCAGAGCAAGCCGCTGGTACGCCAGATGCAGGCCGCGCTGGAATCGGGCAACCCGTCAGCGGTTTCTGCCCTACTCGCGACGATGGGCCATGAAAGTGCAATCCATGAATAA
- a CDS encoding glycosyltransferase, translating into MIPPSINTPLVSIVLGSFNRKWYLQQTIACLRRELKTVGGEIIIVEGGSTDGSVEWLAKQKDVVLILQHNKGNWQGQPLERRSWGGFMNLGFKCARGKYILMVSDDVILEYGALARGIQEFESALTAGQKLGALAFPWLEWPTQPKLWIRKVFGQVYVNHGLFLRAALEQVGWIDEGFQFYFADFDLCMRLVQAGYQIDISRGARALHNYHANTFLRKDNMDRAQGDKKYLLEKWHSLWVDGNPSQLNEWEYQTGCLTPATLQVFERRWRSPAFVCYALATYGRAWMRQWASRWQGSPKP; encoded by the coding sequence ATGATTCCCCCTTCCATAAACACCCCCCTAGTGTCCATTGTCCTGGGTTCGTTCAACCGCAAGTGGTATCTCCAGCAGACGATCGCCTGTTTACGCAGGGAGCTCAAGACCGTAGGCGGTGAAATCATCATCGTGGAAGGCGGCTCCACCGATGGGTCTGTCGAGTGGCTGGCGAAGCAGAAGGATGTGGTCCTGATCCTCCAGCACAACAAAGGCAACTGGCAGGGGCAACCGCTGGAACGGCGGAGCTGGGGTGGCTTCATGAACCTCGGATTCAAGTGCGCACGGGGCAAATATATCCTCATGGTCAGTGATGATGTCATCCTTGAATACGGCGCCTTAGCCAGGGGCATCCAGGAGTTTGAATCGGCATTGACGGCAGGCCAAAAATTGGGAGCACTGGCATTCCCCTGGTTGGAGTGGCCGACCCAACCGAAGCTCTGGATCCGCAAGGTGTTCGGCCAGGTCTACGTCAACCACGGCCTGTTCCTGCGTGCCGCGCTGGAGCAGGTCGGCTGGATCGATGAAGGATTCCAGTTCTATTTTGCGGACTTCGATCTCTGCATGCGCCTGGTTCAGGCGGGATATCAAATCGATATTTCCCGTGGGGCGCGGGCGCTACACAACTACCACGCGAACACATTCCTTCGGAAAGACAACATGGACCGGGCGCAAGGGGATAAAAAATATCTGTTGGAAAAATGGCACTCTCTCTGGGTGGATGGCAATCCGTCACAGCTAAACGAATGGGAGTACCAGACGGGCTGCCTGACACCCGCAACCCTGCAGGTTTTTGAACGCCGCTGGCGCAGCCCCGCATTTGTCTGCTACGCCCTCGCCACTTATGGGCGGGCCTGGATGCGGCAGTGGGCCAGCCGCTGGCAAGGATCACCAAAACCATGA
- a CDS encoding glycosyltransferase translates to MPLYSIIIPTYNRATFLREALASVWAQTFQDYEVIVCDDGSTDDTSKVLADCGDRITVVRTQRQGPAAARNAAAAVACGAYLTCLDSDDTWLPWTLASINETVQKYGPTCLVYMIRTPMETTLTRTWVNTELKTECYPDFIAAPTYASHAASLIGAIPRALFMKSEGFHQGLITDEDLDLLLRIGSHIPYILITEPVTMLHRSHQGNTSNNIALLYESSLRLLEEEFDKQAYAGGAGRAHARRSRLGNIFARRCVKLAHASQFQLALRLYFRALRPLVSARRYGFILTFPPYVAARLGMAQWGGESLPTHE, encoded by the coding sequence ATGCCACTTTATTCCATCATCATCCCGACATACAACCGAGCGACATTTTTACGGGAGGCGTTGGCCTCGGTCTGGGCGCAAACCTTTCAGGATTATGAGGTGATTGTCTGCGACGACGGATCAACGGATGACACGTCGAAGGTGCTGGCCGATTGTGGTGACCGCATCACGGTAGTGCGGACGCAGCGGCAGGGACCAGCAGCGGCACGCAATGCGGCCGCCGCTGTTGCCTGCGGCGCCTACCTGACCTGTCTGGACAGCGACGACACATGGCTTCCATGGACATTGGCATCCATTAACGAAACGGTTCAGAAATACGGACCGACTTGCCTGGTGTATATGATCCGGACCCCTATGGAAACGACCCTCACCCGGACGTGGGTGAATACAGAACTGAAAACCGAGTGCTATCCTGACTTCATTGCAGCGCCAACCTATGCTTCACACGCTGCCAGTCTCATCGGTGCTATCCCTCGCGCCCTGTTCATGAAGTCAGAGGGATTTCATCAGGGATTGATCACTGACGAAGATTTGGATTTACTCCTGCGGATTGGATCCCATATCCCCTATATTTTGATTACGGAACCGGTGACCATGTTGCATCGTTCTCATCAGGGCAATACATCAAATAACATAGCCCTACTGTACGAGAGCAGCCTACGCCTTCTCGAGGAGGAGTTCGACAAACAAGCCTATGCCGGTGGTGCGGGCCGGGCTCATGCCCGTCGCAGCCGATTAGGAAACATCTTCGCCCGGCGATGCGTTAAACTCGCCCATGCCTCCCAATTTCAGTTGGCATTACGTCTCTATTTCAGGGCACTACGCCCCTTGGTGTCGGCGCGGAGGTATGGCTTTATTCTCACATTCCCCCCTTATGTTGCCGCACGTTTGGGTATGGCACAGTGGGGTGGTGAAAGCCTGCCCACTCATGAGTGA
- a CDS encoding glycosyltransferase family A protein, whose translation MPKYSIIIATYNRADYLRQVVDSVLGQTYRDFELVVYDDGSTDDTQSVLKSYGDRLRTQRGSNKGIGAATNAALAMAQGTYVSIIGSDDFWMPWTLEQVDKVVEAVEQPAGVYLYPTYFMGDNVPKQPADPSPVSYRVFNSYAEAPPSVPDGSGMLGAIPRQLLVSAQGFWEYRYSGCDTDLILRLSRKMRYVCMDAPTTVYVREHAGRTMRLMQPRFEGVKQMLNHFHNGLYGHGANDPLVAKRIVRFGISVSLHLTKQFGAWRESADLFRQTVHILPRRNRLGLSLWYGGYLTAIMTSRLLEQVGQHCARRLSGPWSDPTLNTPGA comes from the coding sequence ATGCCCAAGTACTCCATCATCATCGCCACTTACAACCGCGCCGATTACCTCCGGCAAGTTGTGGATTCGGTGCTTGGGCAGACCTATCGGGATTTCGAACTGGTGGTTTATGATGACGGATCCACCGACGATACTCAGTCGGTATTGAAAAGTTATGGGGATCGCCTCCGAACCCAGCGTGGATCGAACAAGGGGATTGGCGCGGCCACGAATGCCGCCCTGGCTATGGCCCAGGGCACCTATGTGTCCATCATTGGAAGCGATGACTTCTGGATGCCGTGGACATTGGAGCAGGTGGACAAGGTAGTCGAGGCCGTGGAACAACCTGCAGGCGTGTATCTGTATCCAACCTATTTTATGGGTGATAATGTTCCAAAACAACCTGCGGACCCGAGTCCGGTATCCTATCGCGTTTTTAATTCTTACGCGGAAGCCCCTCCCTCTGTGCCGGATGGGTCCGGCATGCTGGGGGCCATCCCCCGTCAACTCCTGGTGTCCGCTCAGGGCTTCTGGGAGTACAGATATTCCGGCTGTGACACTGATCTGATACTCCGGCTCTCCCGTAAGATGCGCTATGTCTGTATGGACGCACCCACGACCGTCTACGTGCGTGAACATGCAGGTCGCACCATGCGGCTGATGCAGCCACGATTCGAAGGCGTGAAGCAGATGCTGAACCATTTTCACAATGGACTGTACGGGCATGGGGCAAACGACCCACTGGTTGCCAAGCGCATCGTCCGGTTCGGAATATCTGTGTCGCTCCACCTGACGAAGCAGTTCGGAGCCTGGCGCGAAAGTGCCGATCTGTTCCGCCAAACGGTTCACATTCTACCGCGCCGGAACAGGCTCGGCCTGAGCCTCTGGTATGGAGGATATCTGACCGCAATCATGACGAGTCGTCTTCTTGAACAGGTCGGCCAACATTGCGCCCGACGCCTATCTGGCCCCTGGTCCGATCCAACCCTGAATACCCCCGGCGCCTAA
- a CDS encoding glycosyltransferase family 1 protein, translated as MKIWIDGMVYARSPVGGIRRYFDELLVRLPKMDASAEWFVSEVIPGSVGIHDNIHVVPVFSSFHGALTHPARALQSLSKRAKLYGKGPDIFHSSYYTKSPFPKSRNVVSVYDFVDAHHPDLHPNGSAFLAQQRSAIEAADGVIAISECTKRDILKFTNTPPERIRTIQLAVGDVFRTAQVASAACQHLRDTVCQGHPYWLFVGRRGSYKNFTRILEAYAALAPSMTAHLVVCGPDEPLAKEHQAVIDKQGLNTQIHFLGAVSDQRLVELYAAAKLLVYPSLAEGFGIPLLEAMACGTPVVCSDIPVFREVAGSAAEYFNPLSSDDMAAALCRATEASRYAELIQQGAVRITHWPSWDDVASETLSVYQQLLT; from the coding sequence ATGAAGATTTGGATTGATGGAATGGTCTACGCACGCAGTCCCGTTGGCGGCATCCGTAGATATTTTGATGAGCTTCTGGTTCGGTTGCCTAAAATGGACGCCTCGGCTGAATGGTTCGTCTCCGAAGTGATTCCAGGGAGCGTGGGTATCCATGACAATATTCATGTGGTCCCGGTATTCTCCTCTTTCCATGGAGCGTTGACTCATCCGGCACGTGCCCTGCAGAGTTTATCAAAGCGGGCCAAGCTCTACGGGAAGGGCCCCGATATTTTTCACTCGAGCTATTATACCAAAAGCCCCTTCCCCAAAAGTCGCAATGTGGTAAGCGTTTATGATTTTGTCGATGCGCATCATCCCGACCTTCACCCCAACGGATCGGCCTTCCTTGCACAACAACGATCAGCCATCGAAGCAGCGGATGGCGTGATCGCCATAAGTGAATGCACCAAACGGGATATCCTTAAATTTACCAATACCCCACCGGAACGTATCCGGACCATTCAGTTAGCCGTTGGCGATGTATTTCGCACCGCCCAGGTCGCTTCCGCTGCGTGCCAACATTTACGCGATACAGTATGCCAAGGGCACCCCTACTGGCTTTTCGTGGGACGTCGTGGCTCATACAAGAATTTTACACGGATACTCGAGGCTTACGCGGCTTTAGCCCCCTCTATGACGGCACATCTTGTCGTTTGTGGCCCGGATGAACCATTGGCAAAAGAGCATCAAGCCGTTATAGATAAACAGGGGCTGAACACGCAAATTCATTTCCTGGGCGCCGTAAGCGACCAGCGTCTTGTAGAATTGTACGCTGCGGCTAAACTCTTAGTGTACCCCTCTTTAGCTGAGGGGTTCGGGATACCCCTGCTCGAAGCCATGGCCTGCGGCACGCCGGTGGTCTGCTCTGATATTCCCGTATTCCGGGAAGTAGCGGGTTCAGCAGCTGAATATTTTAACCCCCTTTCCTCCGATGACATGGCCGCAGCGCTTTGTCGCGCAACTGAAGCGAGCCGCTATGCAGAACTGATTCAGCAAGGCGCCGTTCGGATTACCCATTGGCCATCGTGGGATGACGTAGCGAGCGAAACCTTGTCTGTTTATCAACAACTACTTACATAA